In a genomic window of Tissierella sp. Yu-01:
- a CDS encoding MotA/TolQ/ExbB proton channel family protein, whose translation MKKRSMSATMGLIAGVILVFWSIKISGDLSSFWDIPSIIITLGGSLCAMVISFPLKTLKHIPNMLKLLVVSPQDNRNEIIILLTELSKKARRDGLLALEDDIAQMDNEFMASGLQMVVDGVEPDNIRELMELKIDTMERRHRSGQSVFLKWGELAPAYGMIGTLIGLILMLVDLDDPSAIGGGMAVALVTTFYGSFLANLVFLPIANNLSEQTDEEIFTCQMVIDGVLQIQAGTNPRLLEEKLLAYLAPDEQKNTKDSLNAKEAVNYE comes from the coding sequence ATGAAAAAAAGAAGTATGTCAGCAACTATGGGATTGATTGCTGGGGTTATTTTGGTATTTTGGTCCATAAAAATATCTGGGGATCTTAGTAGTTTTTGGGATATTCCCTCAATAATAATTACATTAGGGGGTTCATTATGTGCAATGGTGATTTCTTTTCCACTTAAAACCCTTAAGCATATTCCTAATATGCTAAAGCTATTAGTGGTTTCACCTCAGGATAATAGGAATGAGATTATTATTTTGCTTACTGAGTTATCAAAAAAGGCGAGAAGAGATGGTTTATTGGCTCTAGAAGATGATATAGCCCAAATGGATAATGAATTTATGGCATCAGGACTTCAAATGGTAGTTGATGGTGTAGAGCCTGATAATATAAGAGAGCTAATGGAACTTAAAATAGATACTATGGAAAGAAGACATAGATCTGGACAATCAGTATTTTTAAAATGGGGTGAATTAGCACCTGCTTATGGTATGATTGGTACACTTATAGGTCTTATTCTAATGCTTGTTGACTTAGATGACCCAAGTGCAATTGGTGGAGGTATGGCAGTAGCATTGGTTACAACTTTTTATGGTTCTTTCTTAGCTAACTTGGTATTTTTACCTATTGCAAACAACTTAAGTGAACAAACTGATGAAGAGATATTTACTTGCCAAATGGTAATTGACGGTGTATTACAAATACAAGCAGGAACTAATCCAAGATTACTAGAAGAAAAGCTTCTTGCATACCTTGCACCAGATGAACAAAAAAATACCAAAGATAGCTTAAATGCGAAAGAGGCTGTGAATTATGAGTAG
- a CDS encoding flagellar FlbD family protein produces the protein MIILKSISGKEFCLNCDLIYKIEELPDTVITLTDGKTIRVVNSTDEIVQRIIDFKRKIFLNLPEGSSK, from the coding sequence ATGATTATACTTAAATCAATAAGTGGTAAAGAGTTTTGTTTGAATTGTGATTTGATATATAAGATTGAAGAGCTGCCTGATACGGTTATTACATTGACCGATGGAAAAACCATTAGAGTGGTGAATAGCACAGATGAAATTGTGCAGAGAATAATAGATTTTAAAAGGAAGATATTTCTTAACTTACCGGAGGGGAGTAGTAAATGA